GGAAAACCGATCACCGGCGTATCGGGATGCAGCGCCTTGAGGCGGCGGACGATCTCGGAATTGGGTGCGATCACCCAGCGCTCATATTGCGCCGGCGACAGGCTGCCTGCCCAGCTGTCGAACAATTGCACCGCATCGACGCCATTCTCGATCTGTCCTGAAAGATAGGTGACCGACAAATCGACGATCGCATCGACGATCGCTTGAAACGCTTCGGGATCGCCGAACGCCATGCGCCGCGCTGCCGCCTGATCCTTCGACCCCTGCCCCGCCACCATATAGGTCGCGACCGTCCAGGGGCTTCCTGCGAAGCCCAGGAAGGTCGTCTCGGGCGGCAGCGCGGCCGCAACGCGGGCCACAGTGGCATAGACGGGGTCAAGCCGCCCGGGTGCCGCCGCAAGCGACGTCAGGGCGCTGTCGACAAGCGGCGGCGCGAGCCGCGGCCCCTCGCCGGCCTCGAACCACAAATTCTGGCCGAGCGCATGCGGAATGACGAGAATGTCAGAAAAGAGGATCGACCCGTCGAAACCGAAGCGGCGGATCGGCTGCAACGTCACTTCGGCCGCCGCCTCGGGGTCGTAGCAGAGCTCGAGGAAGCCGCCCTTGGTTTCGCGAAGGGCGCGATATTCGGGAAGGTAGCGTCCGGCCTGACGCATCAGCCACAGGGGCGGACGCTCCTGCCGCGTCCCGCGCAGCACTGCCAGCAAGCTCTTCGGTGACGCCTTCACGCGGCCCCTCTTTCTCTCTTCATATATATTTTAATATAATTGTGGTGGTTTGTAGGTCGGCGGACAACGCGGCTTTAGGCGGGGGCGTCCCTTTTGCCAACAGCTTGACTCTGCCCTTCATGGGTAACGTTACGGAGTCGCCGGCCGCTATCCTCCTAATTCACAGCCTGTGGGTAAGAGTCGTCGCTTGTGGATAAGCGACAGAGCGGAATCGACAAGGCGGGGGATGAATCCCGGCTGCCCAATTCATCCCTGCGCTTATACCGAAACTTATCCACAGGGGGATATTCGTCGTTGCAGACCCGATCCGGGATTGCCTTTTTCCGCGGATTCCCGCCATGGTGGCGCGATGGGCCGACTTCATCTGCACCTCATATCCGATTCCACGGGCGAGACGCTCGAAAATAT
The Sphingopyxis macrogoltabida genome window above contains:
- the hemE gene encoding uroporphyrinogen decarboxylase, whose protein sequence is MKASPKSLLAVLRGTRQERPPLWLMRQAGRYLPEYRALRETKGGFLELCYDPEAAAEVTLQPIRRFGFDGSILFSDILVIPHALGQNLWFEAGEGPRLAPPLVDSALTSLAAAPGRLDPVYATVARVAAALPPETTFLGFAGSPWTVATYMVAGQGSKDQAAARRMAFGDPEAFQAIVDAIVDLSVTYLSGQIENGVDAVQLFDSWAGSLSPAQYERWVIAPNSEIVRRLKALHPDTPVIGFPKGAGGKLAAYARETGVDAVGLDETVDPDWADAALPSHLPVQGNLDPLALVAGGAALDSAIDRILAAFPDRPHIFNLGHGIVPDTPIAHVEHLIKRVRGG